The DNA window CTGAGCCTGCGCTCGGAGTACGTGCGGCAGTCAGGGACCAAGGGCAGCGGCTACTGGATTGAATCGGTGTACCGCCTCAGCCAGATTCCCAACATGAAGCGGGTCGAGTTGGTGGCCCGGGGACAGCAATTCTTCGCCGCCGCAAACCTTCCCGCGGCGACTATCAAGAAGCTGGGCGCGCTCGGCCTGGACACCAAGGTCGCCGACTTTGGCATGAACTACTACTTCAGTTCTGACGTGCGAGCTTCCGCCAGTTATGGCCGGCAGTTCATCCTGGGCAAAAATGCCAATCTCTGGACCATCGGCATGACGTATCGCTTTGTCACGCCGATGTGGCCCGGCGGAGGTGCCATGTGAAGTGGACATCAGCGGTTTCAGCAGCATTCATGACCATGGCGCTGTTTCTGGCTCTGTCGGGCGCGGCCCGGACGGAAGACAGCAAGAGCAAAGATACGACGGCGCCGGTAGCCTCGGCGCCGGCGGCGCACAACAATGATGCCATGCGGCTGGAAGGCGAAAAGCGCTATCGCGCCAACTGCGCGCGCTGCCACGCCGCGCCGCCCAAGTTTCCGCCACGCATGATGGCCACCATCGTCCGCCACATGCGCGTGCGCGCCAACATTACAGATCAAGACCGGCGACTGATCCTCGCCTACATGACGAAATAGCCATGAAAGACATGAAGAAAAACAGAACTCGGTTCTCCTCGCTCGCCCTGGCCGGCGTAGTAACACTTGGATCTCTAACGATTCCGTTTGCGGCCCTGGCCCAGCCCCGCGTGATTGACGTACTGGCGGACAAAGACAGCCACTTCAAAGTGGGCGGCCAGAGCAAAGCGCAGCTCACCGTCAAGGCGGGCGAACAGATCGTCCTGCGCATTGACGCCCGCAAGGGACGCACCTGGAACCGTGACGGAGTGGTGCACGGCTTTACCATGCTGCGCATGAAAGACCGCGCCCGCGTTCCCGGCTGGGACTTTGAACTGACGGCCGGCATGCACGAGTATTCCCTGACCGCGCCGGCAGAAGCGGGCGAGTACGAAGTTTTGTGCACGGTGATCTGCAGCGGCGACCACGAAGGCATGCGCATGAAAGTGCTGGTGGTTCCTCAAGAGGTTTCCGCGGTGAACGACGCGCTGCCGCCCTCGGCCCGCGGAGCATGTTGCCGGCGACGCTAACAAGAGAGAGCGGTTGCGGCGGGCGGCGACTCCATCACCGTGAGCGGCGCCATCTCTGACAGCCAGTGTGCTTTTAACGTCCATTCTGACAGCCGCTCCCATGACTGGATGATCAAAAAAGGCGTGTAAGGCGCCGGCGATGACAAGAGCTGCACTCTCCGCTGCGTGAAGGAAATGGGCGGGAAATACGTGCTGGTGGCCAAGAAGGATGTCTACCGGCTTGACGACCAGACCCTGCCCGAAAAATTTGCCGGCGCCAAAGCAAAAGTCACTGGCATCCTGGATGCCAAGACCCACACCATCCATATCCAGAAAATCGAAGAAGACAAGTAGAGGCACACGCGCGAAGTCCAAGCCAGCTCTTAAGTTCTGAACTTATCTCTGCGTGACCGTCAATTTGTGGTAGCCCACCGTCGCGGCGTCAATCCTGTCCGGCAATTGAAATTGCGAGTCCAGTCCCAGATCGGGATGCTTGGACGTGATGTACCTGTCGGCAAAAAATTGCAGGGCCATGCGCGGGACTTCCACGCCGTCCAGGGTGACGGTGCGGACGTGGGTTTTGCCCTGGCCGCCGCTGCCTGCAGCGTCTGACTCCACCACAACATTGTGCGTGCCGCTGAACATCGCCAGCAGCGGGTTCGATGACCGCTGGCCTTCACGGACCTTGTCAAAATCAACTTTCAGGAAAGCCGTGACCAGGCCGGAGCGTCCCTGGAAGGTGACCTTCTCAATGCCTTTGGGCAATTCCACGTAGTCGGACGCCAGATAGTCGTTGATTTCTTCTTCGGTCATGATGGTGGGGGTTTGCAGTGGGTGGGGCTTGGCGCCGTTTTCCTGTATGCGGTCGAGCTTGCTCTGCAGGCTCTCCGCCAGGCGATGCGCAGAGCCGGTTGCCGTGGAGACGCGCCGGGTTCCTTCCGGTTGAGGGTTGGCGGCCGATGGTACCGCAAAGAATGCCTCACGACGGCTGATCAGAAATGCAATGCTGATCAGCAACAGAACGTTGAGCATGCGGCGGATGGTTTTCATTTTTCTTGTCGTGGTAGCGCTGATCTTCTATCGCGAGCGGGCTGCACGGGCCGGCGTGGGCTGTCCCGCGATGTTCGGCTGATCCAGCGCGCCGGTGATGTCCCAGCGCGCCGTGTTGCTGGTGACTCTCAGTTTGGCCTGCTGGTCCGCTAGGGAAACGGTCCCGCTCACTTCATAGATGCGGTTTTCCGCCCGGAATTTGCTTGGTAGGACCTTCAAAGTCTGTTTTTCCAGTTCCACAGCTCCCTGCAAGCTTTGAAACTTCAGAGGTTTCGCGGATTCCAGCAGCAGGGCTTTCGAAGTTCCGTTGGTGATTGAATATTCCAGCCGTCCAGCGGCGCTGGAGAGCAAATCTTTGGACGCTGTGCCTTCAAAATGAAAGGAGTACTTAACGTCAGCCCGGCCGGTGACCCAGGAAGTGGCCAGGGCCACGTTGGAGGCGTCGCCGTTGGGTGAGTGGTCAGCGTTTGCGCGGTCGCCTGTTGCGTGATCGCTAGTTGTGCGGTCATTGTTCAAGCGATCGAGAGCCACGCCGCTCATCGTCCCTGTGGCGGTGTAGCGGGGCAGGTTGCTGCTCCAGTCCAGCCGCCAG is part of the Terriglobia bacterium genome and encodes:
- a CDS encoding cytochrome c is translated as MKWTSAVSAAFMTMALFLALSGAARTEDSKSKDTTAPVASAPAAHNNDAMRLEGEKRYRANCARCHAAPPKFPPRMMATIVRHMRVRANITDQDRRLILAYMTK